The following coding sequences lie in one Meles meles chromosome X, mMelMel3.1 paternal haplotype, whole genome shotgun sequence genomic window:
- the FAM156A gene encoding protein FAM156A/FAM156B isoform X5, producing MCFPKRSRVIGTFPEAQSHHLAKLPVLLHVLIQLGVSAQALLTDLQECKGVLRRLRMHAGKGKNKTSRELVYSSSCNLESTPSKGEPSQAQRSWVSSPKYLRLGFGAYRSPGEAAPPGALTSGVRMHLGCSSVSCCRCGITLQSSWLNERNEGVSRCWPVGKEETVCWETLLFIQKIQGWEVSFLHWTLLYLDVGLGTSVPETATSELERTYVLDGITGPQSVPTCTHPSDFVCGTVTCLCAQACLQRGLLTHSTKLTS from the exons ATGTGTTTTCCAAAACGGTCAAGGGTTATTGGTACCTTTCCAG AAGCTCAGAGCCACCATCTAGCAAAACTGCCGGTGCTTCTCCACGTCCTAATCCAGCTCGGGGTGTCCGCCCAGGCACTGCTCACTGATCTGCAGGAGTGTAAAG GGGTTTTGCGTAGGCTGCGCATGCACGCTggcaaaggcaaaaacaaaactagcagAGAACTTGTCTATTCAAGCTCTTGCAATCTGGAGAGCACCCCATCTAAAG GTGAACCATCTCAGGCACAGAGAAGCTGGGTCAGCTCCCCCAAGTATTTGAG GTTAGGCTTTGGAGCTTACAGATCACCCGGAGAGGCAGCGCCACCAGGGGCGCTTACATCCGGAGTCAGGATGCACCTGGGCTGCAGTTCCGTCTCTTGCTGCAG GTGTGGCATCACCCTCCAGTCCTCCTGGCTGAATGAGAGGAATGAGGGTGTGAGCCGGTGCTGGccagtgggaaaggaagagactGTTTGCTGGGAAACTCTGTTGTTCATACAAAAGATACAGGGCTGGGAAGTCTCTTTTCTGCACTGGACCTTGCTGTATCTGGATGTTGGTCTTGGAACATCTGTTCCAGAAACGGCCACATCAGAGCTGGAAAGAACCTACGTCCTTGATGGCATCACTGGACCCCAGAGTGTGCCCACCTGCACCCACCCTTCTGATTTCGTTTGTGGGACTGTGACTTGCCTTTGTGCTCAGGCCTGTTTGCAGAGGGGTCTCCTTACTCACAGCACGAAGCTGACTTCCTGA